CGACGAAGGGACCGCGCTCGGATCAAACGGCGGAAAAGCGCCGCGCATTTATCCCGACCGAAAGGTCCACGATTGGTTTCTGCGCTACGACCCTGAGGGCGCGAACGGCAACGGCCGGATCACCGTCGGTCTCGACGATCAGACCTGCGCCCTCGACCTCGCGCCGGGGCACAAAGACATCGGCGCAACGTTCGACCGCTTCGGCATCTGCACACCCTGGATCGATGGCAACAGTGTCACGGTTTATTTCGACGACCTGACTTATACTTCCGCGGAGGACTGACTCCGGAATGCGCCGCATCGACATTGTTCGGTGCCCGAATGCGGAACCGTCGCGGAGTTTCGACGCTGCACAAGCCGGCAGATTGCTCAACACGAAGATCACGATGGACGCTGAGTCGGGAAGACCTGTTCCATTTGGACGATCCAACTCGGCACGTGCACGCGCTCAAAATCGTTTGCCACTGAAATCAGTTCAGGCAACATCAGTCCGATTCCATGCCCGCCCACAAAATTGTCTTCCTGTTTGACGTGGACAACACGCTGCTCGACAACGACCGCGTCACCGCGGACCTCCAGCTCCACCTCCAGCGCGAAGTCGGCCCCGAACGCGCGCAAACCTATTGGGCCATCTTCGAGCAGTTGCGCGCCGAACTCGGTTACGCTGATTACCTTGGCGCATTGCAACGCTACCGCATCGAGTATCCGCGCGACCCGCGCCTGCTCATCGTCTCCAGCTTCCTGGTAAACTATCCGTTCGCCAACCGCCTCTATCCAAACTCGCTCGACGTCATTGATCATGTCAAACAATGGGGACCGGCGGTCATCCTCTCGGACGGCGACGTCGTCTTCCAACCGCGCAAAGTGGAACGGTCCGGCCTGTTCGAAGCCGTGGACGGCAACGTGCTCATATACGTCCACAAGGAGCAGGAACTCGACGACGTGGAGCAGCGGTATCCGGCCGAGCACTACGTGATGGTGGACGACAAACTGCGCATTC
The Candidatus Angelobacter sp. DNA segment above includes these coding regions:
- a CDS encoding HAD family hydrolase is translated as MPAHKIVFLFDVDNTLLDNDRVTADLQLHLQREVGPERAQTYWAIFEQLRAELGYADYLGALQRYRIEYPRDPRLLIVSSFLVNYPFANRLYPNSLDVIDHVKQWGPAVILSDGDVVFQPRKVERSGLFEAVDGNVLIYVHKEQELDDVEQRYPAEHYVMVDDKLRILAAMKKIWSGRLTTVFPRQGHYAFDPQVIATYPPADITVERIGELVNYDLPALFGAAKAVPAK